CCCCCGCCGTGATCGAGTTCGCAGCGCTCACCCGCTCGTTCCCCGGGGAGCCGCCGGTCACCGCACTGCACTCGGCGGACCTGCGCATCGAATCGGGCGACTACCTGTCGATCATCGGGCCCTCGGGCTCGGGCAAGTCGACACTGCTGCACATCCTGGGCCTGCTCGACCGGCCCACCTCCGGGGAGTACCTGCTCAACGGCAGTCCGACCGGCACCGCCTCCGAGGCGGACCGCTCACGGCTGCGGGGCGGCTGCATCGGGTTCGTGTTCCAGTCCTTCCACCTGCTCCCCCATCGCACGGTGCTCGACAACGTGCTGCTCGCCACCCTGTACTCCGGGGTGCCACGGGCGGAGCGCCGGGAGCGCGCGCTCGCGGCGCTGCACCGGGTCCACCTCGACCACCGGATCGAGTTCCTGCCCACGGTGCTCTCAGGCGGCGAGCGGCAGCGCGTGGCGATCGCGCGGGCCATCGTCGCGGAGCCGCAGGTGCTGCTGGCCGACGAGCCGACGGGCAACCTCGACTCGGTGAACTCGGCGGGGGTGCTCGACCTGTTCGACGAGCTGCACGGCGACGGCCTCACACTCGTGGTGATCACGCACGACTCGCAGGTGTCCGCCCGGGCGCAGCGGCGCGTGCGGATCTCCGACGGCCGACTGACCGAGCTCGCATGAGGCGGCTCCTGACCCGGGCCCGCCCGG
The sequence above is a segment of the Cellulomonas chengniuliangii genome. Coding sequences within it:
- a CDS encoding ABC transporter ATP-binding protein, with product MSILDVLLDEPSTDPAPAVIEFAALTRSFPGEPPVTALHSADLRIESGDYLSIIGPSGSGKSTLLHILGLLDRPTSGEYLLNGSPTGTASEADRSRLRGGCIGFVFQSFHLLPHRTVLDNVLLATLYSGVPRAERRERALAALHRVHLDHRIEFLPTVLSGGERQRVAIARAIVAEPQVLLADEPTGNLDSVNSAGVLDLFDELHGDGLTLVVITHDSQVSARAQRRVRISDGRLTELA